A single window of Mycolicibacterium madagascariense DNA harbors:
- the eccB gene encoding type VII secretion protein EccB — MAGLRMTTRIQVSGWRFLLRRVEHAIVRRDTHMFDDPLQFYSRAVVLGVVIAILTCLGCALLAYVKPLGKRGEDALVVDRTTNQLYVVLPGTERLRPVYNLTSARLVLGHPDTPSAVKSDELEGMPKGLPIGIPAAPYATPVARVPASTWTVCDTVTKSGSVAPVLETAVLVGPPFTDAAVSPLTAGQGMLVSYGDANWLITDTGRHAIDVADRAVTSAVGIPVAARPAPMSRALFDALPDAGPFTVAPPSGSGSTNTVGLPANLVVGSVFDTVTDSGAQQYVVLSDGVAKVNGPTAAALRATDSHGLVSPPSVASSVVAKIAERVFDSPLPAEPLEVQTRADRPTLCWSWRRDVGDHAPVTTVLTGRHLPMAVPGAGVGQIDGDATVFIAGGQYVRVQSSDPRYGESLYYVDPQGVRYGLPDQHTADSLGLASPVTAPWQVLALLVDGPVLLAEAALLEHDTLPPDPDPRAVPDARRPGTTRGGP; from the coding sequence GTGGCCGGGTTGCGGATGACCACCAGGATCCAGGTGAGCGGTTGGCGTTTCCTGCTGCGTCGGGTCGAGCATGCGATCGTGCGGCGCGATACCCACATGTTCGACGACCCGCTCCAGTTCTACAGTCGGGCAGTCGTTCTCGGGGTGGTCATCGCCATCCTGACGTGTCTGGGCTGCGCGCTGCTGGCGTACGTCAAACCGCTCGGCAAACGCGGTGAGGATGCGCTCGTCGTCGACCGCACGACGAATCAGCTCTACGTCGTGCTGCCGGGCACCGAACGGTTGCGACCGGTCTACAACCTCACCTCGGCGCGCTTGGTGCTCGGCCATCCCGACACCCCGAGCGCGGTGAAGTCCGACGAGCTGGAGGGCATGCCGAAGGGGCTCCCGATCGGCATCCCCGCCGCGCCGTACGCCACGCCCGTCGCCCGCGTCCCGGCGTCGACGTGGACCGTGTGCGACACCGTGACGAAGTCCGGCAGCGTGGCCCCCGTCCTCGAGACGGCGGTGCTGGTCGGTCCGCCGTTCACCGATGCGGCCGTCAGTCCGCTCACCGCGGGGCAGGGCATGCTGGTGTCCTACGGGGACGCGAACTGGCTCATCACCGACACCGGGCGACACGCGATCGACGTGGCGGACCGCGCCGTCACATCGGCCGTGGGCATCCCCGTCGCGGCGCGACCCGCACCCATGTCGCGGGCACTGTTCGACGCGCTGCCGGACGCGGGACCCTTCACCGTGGCGCCACCGTCGGGCAGTGGGTCGACGAACACCGTCGGGCTGCCGGCGAACCTCGTGGTCGGCAGCGTGTTCGACACCGTCACCGACTCCGGCGCGCAGCAATACGTGGTGCTGTCCGACGGCGTCGCGAAGGTGAACGGCCCCACGGCCGCGGCGCTGCGAGCCACCGACTCCCACGGGCTCGTCTCACCACCGTCGGTCGCGTCCAGCGTCGTCGCGAAGATCGCCGAGCGGGTGTTCGACTCACCATTGCCCGCCGAACCGCTCGAGGTTCAGACGCGGGCGGACCGCCCCACGCTGTGCTGGTCGTGGCGACGCGACGTCGGTGACCACGCGCCGGTCACCACGGTGCTCACCGGACGGCATCTGCCAATGGCGGTGCCGGGCGCCGGCGTTGGGCAGATCGACGGCGATGCGACGGTGTTCATCGCCGGTGGACAGTACGTGCGCGTGCAGTCTTCCGACCCCCGCTACGGCGAGAGCCTGTACTACGTCGACCCGCAGGGCGTGCGCTACGGACTGCCCGACCAGCACACCGCCGACTCGCTGGGCCTGGCCTCGCCGGTCACGGCGCCGTGGCAGGTGCTCGCCCTCCTCGTCGACGGTCCGGTGCTCCTCGCGGAGGCAGCACTGCTGGAGCACGACACGCTGCCGCCCGATCCGGATCCGAGGGCAGTGCCCGACGCACGCCGGCCGGGTACGACGAGGGGCGGGCCGTGA
- the eccA gene encoding type VII secretion AAA-ATPase EccA, translating to MTDQLAALFGSAVATLPTAPSRALQTFVDITAIDEAACDAWVGRIRCGDVDRPTIFRAWYSRANFGRLAGAAEVSMNTLGARVEVGGAFGDVTYPVNSPLSLTLGFAVGEAAVGNFTDAMDALHGVPPGAADHLIVWARAVVFGAAERWTDVIAEVRGAAAWPDRFLAAAANVAHGVAAANLGLFHEAERRLTEANASPAGEACARTIAWYLAMTRRSLGDQAAANVLLEWLQATHPDPNVAAALRDPDLRLTTTTAERIAARRDPWDPTSVEADHSGRDALLAKAQAELDRQIGLRRVKEQIERYRAATHMAKVRAARGMKVAQPSNHVIFTGPPGTGKTTIARVVANILAGLGVIAEPKLVETSRRDFVAEYEGQSSVKASRTIDRAIGGVLFIDEAYTLVQERDGRADPFGTEAVDTLLARMENDRDRLVVIIAGYGADIDRLLDTNDGLRSRFGTRIEFDSYQPREILDIAKVLAEANDSSLSQQAAANVLAAATLLSRTTLGGKPALDVAGNGRYARQLVEAGEQARDTRLARLTDLESLGNRELGEIEGDDMASAIRAVHARLNVGG from the coding sequence ATGACTGACCAGCTGGCCGCACTGTTCGGCAGCGCGGTCGCGACGCTGCCGACCGCCCCCTCGCGTGCATTGCAGACGTTCGTGGACATCACCGCCATCGACGAGGCGGCCTGCGACGCCTGGGTCGGGCGCATCCGCTGCGGGGACGTCGACCGGCCGACGATCTTCCGAGCGTGGTACTCGCGCGCCAACTTCGGTCGCCTCGCCGGAGCCGCCGAGGTCTCGATGAACACCCTCGGCGCCCGCGTCGAGGTCGGCGGCGCGTTCGGCGACGTCACCTATCCGGTGAACTCGCCGCTGTCGCTGACCCTCGGGTTCGCGGTAGGGGAGGCAGCCGTGGGCAACTTCACCGATGCGATGGACGCGCTCCACGGCGTCCCACCCGGCGCCGCCGATCATCTGATCGTCTGGGCGAGGGCGGTCGTCTTCGGCGCCGCCGAACGGTGGACCGACGTCATCGCCGAGGTCCGCGGGGCCGCGGCATGGCCGGATCGGTTCCTCGCCGCGGCGGCCAACGTGGCGCACGGGGTCGCGGCGGCCAACCTCGGCCTGTTCCACGAGGCCGAACGCCGACTCACCGAGGCGAACGCCTCACCGGCCGGCGAGGCATGCGCGCGGACGATCGCCTGGTATCTCGCCATGACCCGCCGCAGCCTGGGCGATCAGGCAGCGGCGAACGTGCTGCTGGAATGGTTGCAGGCCACCCATCCGGACCCGAATGTGGCTGCGGCGCTGCGTGATCCGGACCTTCGACTGACCACCACCACCGCGGAGCGCATCGCGGCGCGACGGGACCCCTGGGATCCCACCAGCGTCGAGGCGGACCACTCGGGGCGCGACGCGCTACTCGCCAAGGCCCAGGCCGAACTCGACCGCCAGATCGGCTTGCGCCGGGTCAAGGAGCAGATCGAGAGGTACCGGGCCGCAACGCACATGGCGAAGGTGCGCGCGGCCCGCGGGATGAAGGTCGCCCAACCGTCGAACCACGTCATCTTCACCGGCCCGCCCGGCACGGGGAAGACCACGATCGCCCGCGTCGTGGCCAACATCCTCGCCGGCCTCGGCGTGATCGCCGAGCCCAAGCTCGTCGAGACGTCGCGCAGGGACTTCGTCGCGGAGTACGAAGGGCAGTCCTCGGTCAAGGCCTCGCGCACCATCGACAGGGCCATCGGTGGCGTGCTGTTCATCGACGAGGCCTACACCCTGGTGCAGGAGCGCGACGGCCGCGCCGATCCATTCGGCACCGAGGCGGTCGACACGCTGCTGGCCAGGATGGAGAACGACCGCGACCGGCTGGTCGTCATCATCGCCGGTTACGGCGCGGACATCGATCGGCTGCTGGACACCAACGACGGCCTGCGATCCCGGTTCGGCACCAGGATCGAGTTCGACTCCTACCAACCCCGGGAGATCCTCGACATCGCGAAAGTACTTGCCGAAGCCAATGATTCGTCGCTCAGCCAGCAAGCCGCGGCCAACGTCCTCGCCGCGGCGACGCTGTTGAGCCGGACCACGCTGGGCGGCAAGCCGGCGCTCGACGTGGCGGGCAATGGCCGCTACGCGCGGCAGTTGGTCGAGGCCGGGGAACAGGCCCGTGACACCCGGCTGGCTCGGCTGACCGACCTCGAGAGCCTCGGCAACCGGGAGCTCGGCGAGATCGAGGGCGACGACATGGCCAGTGCGATCCGGGCCGTGCACGCCCGGCTGAACGTGGGCGGGTGA
- a CDS encoding YbaB/EbfC family DNA-binding protein, with translation MDDTPPPDDTLDGDREARADLAFTVANPPATVTVSACADGRIRHVDLAQRVAAMGEADLADEIVAIAELATRHALAAQYMGVLDGMTEEGHDAATTRDFLARDLGLPSPAEAVAAQARVFAARYGDGHD, from the coding sequence GTGGACGACACTCCGCCGCCTGACGACACCCTCGACGGCGATCGAGAGGCCCGTGCCGATCTGGCGTTCACGGTCGCCAATCCCCCTGCGACCGTGACGGTCTCGGCATGTGCGGACGGCCGGATCCGGCACGTGGACCTGGCGCAGCGCGTGGCGGCGATGGGCGAGGCCGACCTCGCCGACGAGATCGTGGCGATCGCGGAGCTGGCGACCCGGCACGCCCTGGCGGCCCAGTACATGGGCGTGCTCGACGGCATGACCGAGGAGGGCCACGACGCCGCCACCACCCGCGACTTCCTGGCCAGGGACCTCGGCCTCCCGTCACCGGCTGAGGCCGTCGCCGCCCAGGCGCGAGTCTTCGCGGCCCGCTACGGAGACGGCCATGACTGA
- a CDS encoding ESX secretion-associated protein EspG encodes MTTCPAVAIADLNDVVAVELTIDGLLLVADRLDSVEFPPVLGIRHNVAQPELRAVVWERVARDLAAQGVLDPGGTPHPEVAAMVDVCCRADRTLEGRWWRRDAGGRMVRFAVCRRARHHVVAVRDGDMIVVQRIAGQVGLAAMVTAVLGPAEIADVEPLTASAEALTRSSTPQDVARLGVDPASARRYAELNTDSHSWVEITAAERHPGGTRSRTTVAAGVLDSRHGRIVSVPRRVNGELYGSFLPGTQQNLQRALDGLVRFLPSTVWFDDGPTDFDADPAD; translated from the coding sequence GTGACCACGTGCCCGGCTGTCGCCATCGCCGACCTGAACGACGTCGTGGCCGTCGAGCTCACCATCGACGGGCTGCTCCTCGTCGCGGACCGTCTCGACTCCGTCGAGTTCCCTCCGGTACTGGGCATCCGACACAACGTCGCCCAGCCCGAACTGCGCGCCGTGGTGTGGGAGCGGGTCGCTCGTGACCTCGCCGCGCAGGGGGTGCTCGATCCCGGGGGCACTCCCCATCCCGAGGTCGCGGCCATGGTCGACGTCTGCTGTCGCGCTGACCGGACGCTCGAGGGCCGGTGGTGGCGCAGGGATGCCGGCGGACGGATGGTGCGCTTCGCCGTGTGTCGCCGGGCCCGGCACCACGTCGTCGCCGTCCGCGACGGCGACATGATCGTCGTGCAGCGCATCGCCGGACAGGTCGGGCTGGCCGCCATGGTGACGGCCGTGCTGGGACCGGCCGAGATCGCCGACGTCGAACCCCTCACCGCGAGTGCGGAGGCGCTGACCCGGTCGTCGACACCGCAGGACGTCGCGCGGCTGGGGGTGGATCCGGCCTCGGCGAGGCGCTACGCCGAGCTGAACACGGACTCGCACAGCTGGGTGGAGATCACCGCGGCCGAGCGACACCCTGGCGGCACGCGTTCCAGGACGACGGTCGCGGCCGGTGTCCTCGACTCCCGCCACGGACGCATCGTGTCGGTTCCGCGACGGGTCAACGGCGAGCTCTACGGGAGCTTTCTTCCCGGGACCCAGCAGAACCTCCAGCGCGCCCTCGATGGACTGGTGCGCTTCCTGCCGTCGACGGTCTGGTTCGACGACGGCCCCACCGACTTCGACGCCGACCCCGCCGATTGA
- a CDS encoding MinD/ParA family ATP-binding protein yields MSERDDAPISPEPRLDAETPQDDQVTQEHQVPHPPPPPPPPLREPQQRFGPPPGTPRDTGAFPAVGRPPEPPQQWGQPPQPQQPPQPHQPPSGWPQGRGARQGPPGPPQFGWPPQQGQDPRATPQPPGSYAERIRADQLVPSRRVIPGRGWRRTVYKMTFGLINLGQSPDELRQAELEARIRVALRGHYKVGVMGKGGVGKTTVSASIGSVFAELRQEDRVVAIDADTAFGKLGSRVDPKAVGSYWELAGDQHLETFADVRNRVGNNSAGLFVLAGEASPARRRVLDPAIYREALSRLDRYFSITIVDCSSTMDTPVTQEVLRDLDALVIVSSPWVDGAAAAGQTMDWLANRGLTNLLRRTVVVLNDSDGHADKRTRTILAQQFAGQGQVVVEVPFDPHLRPGGVIDGTAEMSAPTRRKFVEIAAALAEHFPAGRERH; encoded by the coding sequence GTGAGCGAGCGTGACGACGCCCCGATTTCGCCCGAGCCCCGGCTCGACGCCGAGACGCCGCAGGACGATCAGGTGACCCAGGAGCATCAGGTTCCCCACCCGCCGCCACCGCCGCCTCCTCCCCTGCGGGAGCCGCAGCAGCGCTTCGGCCCGCCGCCCGGCACACCCCGCGACACCGGCGCGTTTCCCGCGGTGGGCCGCCCGCCGGAGCCGCCCCAGCAGTGGGGACAACCGCCCCAGCCGCAACAGCCGCCTCAGCCCCACCAGCCCCCGTCCGGTTGGCCGCAGGGCCGGGGAGCTCGCCAGGGTCCGCCGGGACCTCCGCAGTTCGGCTGGCCGCCGCAGCAGGGCCAGGATCCGCGCGCCACACCGCAGCCGCCGGGCTCCTACGCCGAGCGGATCAGAGCCGATCAACTGGTGCCCAGCCGTCGCGTCATTCCCGGTCGCGGGTGGCGCCGCACGGTCTACAAGATGACCTTCGGTCTGATCAACCTCGGCCAGTCGCCCGACGAGCTACGGCAGGCCGAGCTCGAGGCCCGCATCAGGGTCGCGTTGCGCGGCCATTACAAGGTCGGGGTGATGGGCAAGGGCGGTGTCGGCAAGACCACGGTCTCGGCCAGCATCGGCTCGGTGTTCGCCGAACTCCGCCAGGAGGACCGCGTCGTCGCGATCGACGCCGACACCGCGTTCGGCAAGCTCGGCAGCCGCGTCGACCCCAAGGCCGTGGGGTCGTACTGGGAGTTGGCCGGCGATCAGCACCTCGAGACGTTCGCCGACGTCCGCAACCGCGTCGGCAACAACTCGGCGGGTCTGTTCGTCCTCGCGGGCGAGGCCAGCCCGGCCCGGCGGCGGGTCCTCGATCCCGCGATCTATCGCGAGGCGCTGTCCCGCCTCGACCGTTACTTCTCCATCACCATCGTCGACTGCAGTTCGACGATGGACACCCCGGTCACGCAGGAAGTCCTCCGCGACCTCGACGCTCTGGTGATCGTGTCGTCGCCGTGGGTCGACGGCGCGGCCGCCGCGGGCCAGACGATGGACTGGCTGGCCAACCGCGGCCTGACCAACCTGTTGCGCCGCACCGTCGTCGTGCTCAACGACTCGGATGGGCACGCCGACAAGCGCACCCGCACGATCCTGGCGCAGCAGTTCGCCGGGCAGGGTCAGGTCGTCGTCGAGGTGCCCTTCGATCCGCATCTACGGCCCGGCGGCGTCATCGATGGCACCGCCGAGATGTCGGCACCGACCCGGCGCAAGTTCGTCGAGATCGCCGCGGCGCTGGCCGAGCACTTCCCGGCCGGCCGCGAGCGTCACTGA
- a CDS encoding GNAT family N-acetyltransferase codes for MTTDRTGAEATVSSEPGRFVITVDGQTVGLADYHDRDGRRTFPHTEVSQEFQGRGLATILVGEALAATKDAGLRVVPACSMVADYIDKHPEYADITDAY; via the coding sequence ATGACCACCGATCGCACCGGCGCAGAGGCCACCGTCAGCTCCGAGCCCGGCCGCTTCGTCATCACCGTCGACGGGCAGACCGTCGGCCTCGCGGACTACCACGACCGCGACGGCCGACGCACCTTCCCCCACACCGAGGTGAGCCAGGAGTTCCAGGGCCGCGGGCTCGCCACGATCCTGGTCGGCGAGGCGCTGGCGGCCACGAAGGACGCGGGCCTGCGCGTGGTGCCGGCGTGCTCGATGGTCGCGGACTACATCGACAAGCACCCCGAGTACGCCGACATCACCGACGCGTACTGA